Proteins encoded in a region of the Deltaproteobacteria bacterium genome:
- a CDS encoding L,D-transpeptidase, giving the protein MSKKKLLKISGLLLLSIGLAIEGAGYFIAWKASRMEETKPPESQTSLLHSLRSKNSLLRKRIEALQPHGLHIVVDTARNTLYLNQGKRTILKAIVSCGSGSILTDPSGERQWIFDTPKGEFTVRSILVNPTWIKPDWAFIEESKSIPKNFMEKAEYGMLGNYALGFGNGYFIHGTLYTRLLGKNITHGCIRMGDQDLKTLYETVSVGTKILIF; this is encoded by the coding sequence CGATAGGGTTAGCCATAGAGGGCGCAGGATATTTTATTGCCTGGAAGGCTTCAAGGATGGAGGAAACCAAACCCCCCGAGTCCCAAACAAGCCTCTTGCACTCTCTGAGATCAAAGAACTCTTTACTCAGGAAAAGGATCGAAGCCCTTCAGCCACACGGCCTTCATATCGTTGTAGATACTGCACGCAATACTCTTTACCTCAACCAAGGGAAGAGAACTATCCTTAAAGCAATCGTTTCCTGCGGAAGCGGAAGCATACTGACGGACCCTTCGGGAGAAAGGCAATGGATATTTGACACCCCCAAAGGGGAATTCACTGTCCGGTCAATACTTGTAAACCCAACATGGATAAAGCCTGATTGGGCATTCATAGAAGAAAGCAAGTCCATACCCAAGAACTTTATGGAAAAGGCTGAATACGGTATGCTGGGAAATTATGCGCTCGGCTTTGGAAATGGATACTTCATACATGGTACCCTTTATACAAGGCTTCTTGGCAAAAATATCACTCACGGTTGTATCAGGATGGGCGACCAGGATCTCAAAACCCTTTATGAAACAGTATCAGTGGGTACAAAAATACTGATATTTTAA